ttattcttctgcttataaaggtaagatgcttgaaacttttgaaacaccttTGTACTCCTCAGATATTGACAAAGATCgagttgatgatttaatttttgtaaaacacttagatcgaaacgtgcttgacgtcctattttatttattgatgatctatctgttttgatggttgataaaaagattattgtttttgataatttttatgatgcatgtgtgagtgaatctatagttcgtcgattaatgcatggtatgattgtgcaactttgcgaaccgtgtgaaccttttcaaatacctacttgtgacgattacgtttaccatttgatttattactcgcgatttattcatggtttgtggaaacaatttgagatgattgaatgccttaaaacatgtccatccttgtttcgaatatttgacgaggcattGGCGAGTATATTAGCTTATTTGCATGGTTATCTGAATCTGTCCATTCGCAtgcgttatacttgttttgttatgcttatgattggacTACAAGTTTGTTTGCGTTGCTATTTACTAACTCATGGCTATTCTTTTCAGTGGACTCAATTGCCATTAGTCCCGTTCGATCGAGGAAAGTCgagtccatttgattttttagattcgaggacgaatcttttcaggaaggggggaatgatacgagtcagaaaggcccaattcaagctcaaggacgtgatgggcccaaattaccacaaggcccaaaaacgaggtcaaaggctaaacaaatgcgttcaaaactaaatggaaccattcaagaatttattagcaatgccttagatgcgtacacaaaggaaaaagaaaatcaagattcactttcttgttttctagaaaatcaagaaactgaatcttggtccaattttgctgttttgagcgatttcaagaatcaagaaaatcaagatttcaaatcttggaaatcttggtccaattttgctgttttgagcgatttcaagaatcaaggaaatcaagatttcaaatcttggaaatcttggtccaagaaacctaatcttgcagctaaggcgcattggatctcagttacaaGCATCAATGAAACAATTccgggagagaacggattacaagcccaaatgcttgaagaaatggcccaataagatgttccaagcccaatcaagaaatttaaattagacttagttaaaaatcaggccaaattgtcatagtggcccaatttgttaagttttaattctttaaatacttagttttagtttttagactttatgaataaatttctatgtaaaaatttagtccaagaggcccatttaaagtccttggccgaatttccccttgaaagtaaaaaaaaaataggtttttttttagttttcctattatgactaggaaaatagttagaagacctatatgtatggcttggccagccacccttatacacCTTATACTTGaagaatacattgaaattagatttgttttgttgagtgaaaattctctttgagttctccaagaatttctcttgagttttctttagaatgagttttaacaatctttttgattgtgggagccatcttcagccttcttcttgccattgttcttcattggaggggagattagagccgtttgaagggagttgtgaaatctttctcgatttcaaggcttcttaggacgtcatctttatttttcttattgttcaatcttttaattttctgtttgtgtcgatttcattatctaacttgtttaaactcTCTTGTTGCATCTCCAGCCCCGTTCAACCTTCAAGAATCTGTTCGGCATCAACCTTGGATAAcgagaaatgttttgatttcacaaaacccCTCTTTATTGCCGTCCAAACCCTAGATCTAATTGATTTCGTGATCTGCTgagtttttttgaaattaacttgctattttgtgttcttcttttcagattcggctGTTTGGAACCTATCTTGAATTCAATtccgtgttcttggcttccaagattaGCTATTCctaagtttttttaattcttggctaatcttttattgatttaggtattttcgtttcagatctaattgattctaagccgaattttctattttcgttTTAGATCCAAGCAtttagagttttcgtaggagtttcccgtgacttgacaactcgatcttggtccgcgcgcaaccctctatcactGACATTGGAAGGTGCAGTGgcagttcaagctaacaagcatgacaataGAAGTTTCTTGAggattaaaagaatttaatccacttgttcttaatagtgttccattgccatcatcAGAAAGTGTggctaatgtgcatgtttaagtctttaattaaatatagaagttaagttTTGTAcgatattcattgcaatttaatacATCGACATTCACCTATCCTGTTACACCTTGTGGGCACTTAGCATTCTGTTGAATATTTacgttggggatcccagtttatcattaccatattttatcttattgttttcaagttattgcttcaacaacaatttatcttatttctcttcatttaTTACACTGACATTGATaaacaaaagacaaccatcctcgtgggatcAATATCCGACAGACTCATATCTATCTACTATACTTTCATCGACAGTGTACACTTGCACTTTATTGCTGTGACGTTAATCAGCCAGTCACCCTCATAGGATACAcataatctctttgggataatatctgttctcccaatatgattctattttatctcatgataaccattacatcttccttcatgaaaagtcaatcactatcaaagaGTGATCAAGTCACCATCATGAAGACAGACgacccgtggccacgtttacttttcatcaaccatgtaatgccaataagaggatatcatttacccatgttttgggccATGAactccactattgtgaatgatgctacatactatagaagtTGTACACCTAACACACTAGGTTTCGattctttatctatttgaactttgacttttacttacatcaaagtgtacaacTTACACATACATAGGctgtcatccactcaggatttaagtatgccacactatgaacgtcaaatgtgaataaatccataaatggatttaggatctattctgcttgggtACTGTCGATGTACTATcaatccagtcagtcacatctatgtctgtatcttctgggagtcatctgcTCTGATGCCTAAGACAATGCATCtctccaattggacttgataaatgacatattattatttcaattagtttcctcattttttattagattaatGACATGTTTAGGCTCATATACTAATACAAATTTCCTTTTCGAACTACGATCCGACCACATAAtgccacttagtattagttaaacatttagacaacTAGTAAGCAAAAtttacttctattttgctttgcatgcaaaaatcatatgacgaaaataatacaaattatattaattaaataaatgaatttgttttattaacaaATCTGTTCGacaaaattacaagtgtatattgATGAAAATATTACACTTAGTGCATTAGATCCATCAACCTCCCAattgccctagtgaagtagatgagCCATGTTTCACATTCTTGTACCCCTCCATATGTTTCCCACAGAGCTCTATAGCTGTAGGAGTCTTAGCTAAACAAATTCTTGGGGTTTGTCCTCATATGTGATCTTTGACTACGTCTACCATTCCGTCAAACACTATTGTCTCCCTTTTGTGTTTTGTCCTTATATGGTTTATTTGGGTTTAGCTATATCTGTACTATTATAGTGCCATAGCTTTTTCAATTCCTTATGTTTGGTCCTCCATAGTGAAGTTAGCTGTGTAACCCTGCTTGAAACTTATTCACACTATGAACCCGCCACCTAGGACAAAAACATAACCCAATGTCAATTTCCTTGAATCCTGACACATTTGGAAGTTAGAATCCATATATCCTATAGGAGTGAGATCTCCTTTGGAATACACAAGTATATAATCCGTTGTTCTCCATAAATACTTGACTATATGCTTAACTGCTCACCTGTGCCTTGGTCCTCGATTCGCTTGATATCAACTTACCAACCCCACTTCAAAACAGATACCTGGGCGTGTGCATAGCATAACATACATGAGAGTTCCTACTACCGAGGTATAAGGAACCtttattactttttctttttcttctgctATCTTAGGATAGTCCTCTAAAGAGAGATGGAATCTCGATACAGAGGGTTGATTTCCTTTATTCGAATCGGCCATTGCATAACACTCCAATATCTTGTCTATGTATGAAGCCTAAGACATTGTTATCACTTTGTTATTTCGATACCTTAAGATTCAAATGCCTATaacaaaattagcttctccCAAGCCCTGCATGCTAAATTGTTGGATTAACTACAGTTTAACCGATGGCCATGTCTCTACATCATTTTCAATGAGTAGAATGTCATTACCATATAGAATGAGAAAGACCATATTTTCATCCACTAAACATTTGTAAACAAAAGGTTCATCTACGTTTCACTCAAGTCCAAAAGTCTTGAtcgtttgatcaaatctttAATTCCATAAGCAAGATGCTTGCTTGAGCCCATATATGAATCTAAGCAGTTTGCAAaccttttgttctttttgtttaGCTGTATATCTTGTGTGTTGCATCATTTAGATGTTCTCTTCAAGATAGTCATTCAAAAACgttgtcttgacatccatttccAAAATCTCGTTATTGAGAGCCGCCGTAATGGATAGTGTAACGcctcaaaatttctaattttgttattatgaaaaatgacacaaatatttgtcagctttagtggttatgtgttctgggagtgtttgggaggtcccaagttcaagccttcgcttgggcaaattttggtattttgaatgaaataggGGGATTCtaagtagtggatgtgtagtgggagttaggggagaagattaagggattttagGGATTATCgagatttattttcttctttcccataaccgaattttgactctcttttccaaaaaaaaaattgtcatctattcttttccctcttctcttgccaaaattctctgagtttttctatctttctcttctttttcttcttcttgatttttccctaatccatttattttccttcattttcgcacgcggttagtgctcgcttagttttcataagtgtttctcttcgttttCTGTCATGTATCTCTTAacgactgaagtggtaatgtttttctttgtgatttgggcatagggggaggctcggactgctgaattcagtgttctcgtcttaacaatagttaaacgaaGGGTTATCGTTAGTGGTAATTTAGGTTTCTGTtcattcttggttgtcaattttcatgtaaatccattaatttgatgttgagtatcttgattataggaTTTGGAGTGCTTAGGGACtattttagcataaaaaaaccatgtgtgtacccgaaacgtaaaaaaaaagaattcagcgaaaagctaaaattacttgctgtttggacagcaacagtaggctaactttgaaaaatcgccataaattgtggaaatcgaattagaggatgaaaaaaaatatggaattaaatctaattGAGTCTAGTTTTCCATAGAAGAAATGATGTaggtaatggaattgtaaatcgtgaggtataataaacattgtgagacaaggtcagattgaATTCGGGTTGCCCtattctaaatttggaaaatcataaaaaattatagaaaaataattaggggttaaaaattttactaagagataattaatttttagcaaataagggacgaagctgtcagacagcagaacaatggtaagtttgaagattttactgtacttattagctaaactaaaaattctaaaaattttattgtagaaaggtatttgagtctagtttcaaagacatcaagtgAATCTTAATTCAGAAATCTGTAGctcaagagataaataatttagtagcagtgactcaagtagacaactttgaaggaacatataagtaaatagtgaaaacatatatgaataattaactagcacgagttacattaaaaatggatcacgtggccaaggccaatttgggtcgagtgggccacatgggcgtgtgggcccatttttctgaaaagttctaTAAGGTTGCACAGGTCACCCAAGTTGACtatggacctactgtagggttggtaagctttacttagacccttatatgtgtgatctatttgtctgatttctataccgagcatgacttaggatatctgaatgtatgtactattaattgcataatggcatgacatattttgtatgttgcattgcatcggggtaggttgatgatatttggaggaagtgtctgaaaggctattaagcctgtgatttggcagctcagctgcaaccttttgattatgtgccgcatttcggtatagcatggtgtgtagggatgggtgggttgattttatccccacatggagtgtagggttagacggagatggtgtgcagaggctggtgggtaggattctgatttactgtatctgcattctgtatctgatatgggcgaaggccctaatgtatttctgagactgtatctgaatgggtTAAGGCCCAAACTATTTTGTGATGGGCACGggccccagactgtatctaactgaattctgttgattatctatatgcatattttttgttgggattacacactgagtttccaaaaactcaccctttctttgtttaatctgtataggtaatctccagacttgacgggtcggtgcagcggaggactcgacggtgaccacacgtaaattttagactattttctgttaatgcctagaatttattacttatttgggatttttgatgtatcttctggactatggactggttggctttaaatttgggactttatagtgttttttatagatttttttaaaaactggaACTCCGTAAACacgatttttttctaaaaactaaggtttttcagaaatagaaatgattttccctaaattaattggttacaaaagcttccgctaagagacaagttttaaagcaaatcaactagtttttaattaaataaaagataactTACTGTAACAGTTTTTAAACTCGATAACCTTGttttcaaatccctttccatgtgacatcgccagatttgaccataacgtctaggccgagtttagggtgttacatttagtggtattagagccaggtTACAAAACTGGGCTGtggatttaagttttaaaacttggttttaaagagATAATTTTTAAAcggtttgaaatatttttgactgAATATGtagtacaccgagtctccggcgcCAATTCTGTAAGTGTTCTAAAAACTCtgataagtttttgaaaatatgagtaGCATATTGTAAAACTACTATAGGTAATGCACTGTACTAAGAACACTGTAGATAGTGTATACTAAAAACAGTAGCGAAACTGAAAACAGTAGTAAGATTGCGATTCGTGATAACAAACTCTAAACTTCTGATATTGTTTTGCATAAAATTTCTACTAATAGATATCGAAACTGTAACtgattcataaaatttttaacaaataagcTACGAATTCTACGATGAGTGCATGAGGTATACGCGGATGGGGTACTATAGGCTGAGGTAGAGGCCGTAGAGGGGCTCGAGCTAAGTCCTCGTCGTTAGGCAGCATGCCGAATCTAGATACGAGTGAGACACCGGCTTCACCTGTTacagtgtaacaccccttaccacatttcccaatttaacaacatttttggaATCtttccaaacatttattttatattcaaataaatctcaacacatatcaaataatatcaaaataatacattaagtcacatgtttacttacctcggtgcaaaatatcgtaattttgcaattcacttcactatcttttcttttcctagtTTGAGATAATCTTCCCGTctctcttgatctataatagtaaatttagcTCGTTTAATGTTCacgtttattaaaataatcctccacccaactttttgaaaatttacaattttgcctccaaacttttacatatttacatttttgtccctaagctcggaaattaaaattcatcacttattcttaggttttatgacatgctgaacatttttcccttctatggcaacatcaaattctcactctaacacatacctttgaacattaactatttttaccgattatgtcaatttacccgttttcgtttaaaatcgcttggcaaaagttgtttaacataatttatagcttcatattccaccataaaatagcaaaataaacacatttcacctatgggtatttttccaaatatgaaccctaacacgaattattgatagaataagctaaattaagttaccgggactccaaaaacgtaaagaacattaaaaacggggcttggaatcacttactattgagcttggaagcttaaaaccctaactatggcttccccttgctgatttcgttcaccatgaagaagatgagcacattttgccatcttttccttttaattcttttattactaaatgactaaaatgcccccatttaaaaaatatatatttcacccatttcttatgtctatttttgtccatcaattaactaatagtctaattacaacataaggacccccaatttataattttatatcaattagacacttctaacatatagaactcaacttttgcactttttacaatttagtccttttgactaaattgagtgcccaaacgtcgaaatttttgaaagaaatttttactaaattctttcgtaaaattgtagaccatgaaaatataataataaccatgttttttctcgtcggatttgtggtcccgaaaccactattccgactaggcccagaatcgggctgttacatacaGAGACTAGGTCTCATGATCACATGTTCGGGGATGACGCCTTGTCCTAGGCTATGCTGAGGATATTAGAGAGGGTCGCTGGGCCCAACACTAGATCTGGGGGTCGAGGGTCGATTACGAAACGACTCCGGTCCAATAGGGTTGAGCTATTCGAGGGTGTCACTGGAGTCGCTCCTAGCGTGGCCGAGTACTGGATGGAGGCCATGGAAAGAATCATGGATGATCTGGACTTTACccttgaaaataaattgaaagggGTTGTTTCCTTGCTTCGCGATGAAGCATACCTATGGTGGCTGAccgttaaggagggcactcagcccgaACAACTGACTTGGGATTTCTATAAGTCTTTTTTTCAAGGTAAATATGTGGTGGCAAGCTACATTGACACTAGAAGATGTGAGTTTCTGAATCTTACGCAAGGGGATCGTTCAGTGGCCGAGTGTGAGGCCCAGTTTCTAAGATTGAGCCACTATGCGCGAGGCATGGTGGCGACTGAATATGAACATTGTGTCCGCTTCGAGGATGCACTCAAGGACAATTTAAGAGTTCTGATAGCTCTGCAAAGGGAGCGTTACTTTTTAGCACTGGTAGAGAAGGCAAAGATCACCGAGAAGGTGAAGTGTATTGAGCGCAAAAATCTTGATAAGGAGAGAGGCAAGAATAAGAGGGGTTCGGAGCCGTTGAGTTCTGCAATGAGGCCTAAGAAAAAGGTCAGATCTGGTGGGCCAGTTAGAGTTGGGGCCCTTGTTGCACCTACTGGGATCACATTTTGTGGGCATTATGAAAGACGCCATCCGAGCGAATGTTGGAAGACGACTAGGGCTTGTTTAAGATGTGGGTCTACTAAGCACCTTGCTCGAGAGTGTCCGTTGAGGGCCGATCAGGTGCAAGCTATGGGTTCTGGTATTGCACAACCATCGGGGGTAGTTCAGCAGCCGCCTAGGTGCCGTGGTCAggctaggggtggtaatggtatgggtcGGGGGCAGAGAGCACTGGGCAGAGGTGTTGGACAGGCTGAGGCGAGAAAGCTGGCCCTAGTTTATGCTAGTCGTCGTCGAGAGGATAGAGATGCTCCGGACGTCATCACGGgtacgttctttatttttgatctgCCTTACACTACGTTGATAGATTTAGGATCTACGTATTCCTCTGTTGTCTGTTCTGTTCCCAAAACCATAGGGATTTCGGTTGAAAGTTCTTCTAGTGAGGTGACTATACTGAGGTCATTGGGGCAAtcttgatacgagtcacaaaggcccaactcaagctcaagaacgtgatgggctcaaattaccacaaggcccaataacgaggtcaaaggccaggaaaatgcgtatgaaactaaatggaaccgttcaagacttcattagcaaggccttagatgcacataaaaaggaaaaagaaaatcaagaattactttcttgttttcatgaaaatcaagaaatcgaatcttggtccaattttgctgttttgagcgatttcaagaatcaagaaaatcaagatttcaaatcttagaAATCTTGGTCTAAAAAACTGAATCTTgtagctaaggcgcattggatcttaGTTACGAGCATTAACGAACCAATTTTGGGAAAGAACAAATTACAAGCCtaagttcttgaagatacgacccaataagatgttccaagcccaaccaagaagtttaaattagacttagttgaaaaatcaggccaaattgtcaaagtggcccaatttgtaaaattttaattctttaaatacttagttttaatttttagactttatgaataaatttctatgtaaaaattcagtccaagaggcccatttagaGGCCTTGGACAAAATTCCCCTTGAAAGTcaacaattagggtttttttagttttcctagtagggctaggaaagtagttaggaggcctatatatatggcttggccggccacccttaaGCACATTACattgaattcaaatttttgttgagtgaaaattctctttgagtttctcgaagaattctctcttgtgttttctttagaagtagttttaacaatatttttgattgtgggagccatcttcaaccttctttttGCCGTGGATTTAcattggagggaagattagagccgtttgaagggagttgtgaaatctttcatgatttcaaggcttcttaggactttctttatCTTTCTTGCTGTTTGCAATattctttggcatcaagaaacgtcctttattcataattttcaatctttcttgccgcccaagtatcctacttctacttcaatttggttttcttggtttttgagtttaattttctgttttcgtTTCAGCCCAAGTTTCTATAGCTTTCGTAGgactttcccgtgacttgacaatgtcgatcttggtctgcgcgcaaccctctatcaaaTCTGTTAGAGTTAGCAAACTATACAGGGATGTTCCTTTAGAGGTTCAAGGGACGGTATTTCTAGCTGATTTGATAGAGCTTCTGTTTGGGGAGTTTGATATGATATTCGGGATGGACTGGTTGGTCAAGCATTGTGTCAGTTTGGACTGTACGACTAAGAGGGTCGTATTGAGAACTGAAGGGGGCAATGAAGTAGTTGTGATTGCGGAACGTCAAAATTACTTGGCTAACGTGATCTCTGCACTGGTAGTTGAGAAACTTGTTCGCAAGGGATGTGAGGTGTATTTGGCCTACGTAAGTGTTTCCGCTTCTGAGGACTCTACTGTTAAGGACATTAGAACTGTGAGGGATTTTTCGGACGTCTTTCTTAAGGAGCTACTGGGTTTACCTCTGAATCGggaagtggagtttgggattgagcttCTTCCTGGTACAGTTTTGGTGTCTATCGCTCCCTATCGAATGGCACCAAAGGAGCTTAGAGAGCTCAGGGCTCAAATTCAGAAGTTATTGGATATAGGTTCATTCGCCCTAGTGTGTCCCCGTGGGGAGCACCGG
The nucleotide sequence above comes from Gossypium raimondii isolate GPD5lz chromosome 13, ASM2569854v1, whole genome shotgun sequence. Encoded proteins:
- the LOC105765458 gene encoding uncharacterized protein LOC105765458; this encodes MLRILERVAGPNTRSGGRGSITKRLRSNRVELFEGVTGVAPSVAEYWMEAMERIMDDLDFTLENKLKGVVSLLRDEAYLWWLTVKEGTQPEQLTWDFYKSFFQGKYVVASYIDTRRCEFLNLTQGDRSVAECEAQFLRLSHYARGMVATEYEHCVRFEDALKDNLRVLIALQRERYFLALVEKAKITEKVKCIERKNLDKERGKNKRGSEPLSSAMRPKKKVRSGGPVRVGALVAPTGITFCGHYERRHPSECWKTTRACLRCGSTKHLARECPLRADQVQAMGSGIAQPSGVVQQPPRCRGQARGGNGMGRGQRALGRGVGQAEARKLALVYASRRREDRDAPDVITGTFFIFDLPYTTLIDLGSTYSSVVCSVPKTIGISVESSSSEVTILRSLGQS